A section of the Entelurus aequoreus isolate RoL-2023_Sb linkage group LG21, RoL_Eaeq_v1.1, whole genome shotgun sequence genome encodes:
- the LOC133638937 gene encoding dnaJ homolog subfamily B member 5-like codes for MVLIWTQFGVKHKNVNVKCKVRVMHRGDSSGSSSSAEGTKSEPDTPCLSIKPNAGKDFYKVLGVSQDSNEDELKKAYRKMALKFHPDKNSEADAEDRFKEIAEAYEILTDPKKRSIYDQYGEEGLKSGMSVAGQGKAFRNHFATDPHATFSSFFHGSDHFDIFFGQDNEAEDDLFNPFRRFPFSHVGANHDGGLRRGRRRLQGEEVVHELPVTLEEVMHGCTKHVKVTRSRLNADGHSVHSEEKVLNVVVKKGWKAGTKITFPREGDETPNNTPADVTFVLRDTEHSQYKRDGAHIVFTASITLKEALCGCTVNVPTLDNRIMPLPCSDVIKPGAVRRLRGEGLPVAKCPSKRGDLVVEFQVLFPDRIPPQSREIIKHSLGQC; via the exons ATGGTTCTCATCTGGACACAGTTTGGAGTCAAGCACAAAAATGTCAACGTCAAGTGCAAAGTTCGCGTCATGCACAGGGGAGACAGCTCCGGGTCATCCTCATCAGCG GAAGGCACCAAGTCCGAGCCGGACACACCGTGCCTCTCCATCAAGCCCAACGCGGGGAAGGATTTCTACAAAGTCTTGGGTGTGTCGCAGGATTCCAACGAGGATGAGCTCAAGAAGGCCTACAGGAAGATGGCCCTCAAGTTCCACCCGGACAAGAACAGCGAGGCCGATGCGGAGGATCGCTTCAAGGAGATCGCCGAAGCCTACGAGATTCTCACTGACCCCAAGAAGAGAAGCATCTACGACCAGTATGGAGAGGAAG GTCTGAAGAGCGGCATGTCTGTGGCAGGGCAAGGCAAAGCCTTCCGCAACCACTTTGCCACCGATCCCCACGccaccttctcctccttcttccacGGCTCCGACCACTTCGACATCTTCTTCGGCCAAGACAACGAGGCGGAAGACGACCTCTTCAACCCCTTCAGGCGCTTCCCCTTCAGCCACGTGGGCGCCAACCACGACGGCGGCCTGCGGCGGGGCCGGCGGCGCCTGCAGGGCGAGGAGGTGGTGCACGAGCTGCCCGTGACCCTGGAGGAGGTCATGCACGGCTGCACGAAGCACGTGAAGGTCACCCGCAGCCGCCTCAACGCCGACGGGCACAGCGTGCACTCCGAGGAGAAGGTGCTGAACGTGGTGGTGAAAAAAGGATGGAAGGCGGGCACCAAGATCACCTTCCCCAGGGAGGGCGACGAAACGCCCAACAACACCCCGGCTGACGTCACCTTCGTGCTCAGGGACACGGAGCACTCGCAGTACAAAAGAGACGGCGCCCACATCGTGTTCACGGCCAGCATCACCCTCAAAGAG GCTCTCTGCGGCTGCACCGTCAACGTCCCCACGCTGGACAACCGCATAATGCCCCTGCCGTGCAGCGACGTCATCAAGCCGGGGGCCGTGCGGCGCCTCAGGGGCGAAGGCCTGCCCGTGGCCAAGTGTCCGTCCAAGCGCGGCGACCTTGTGGTGGAGTTCCAGGTGCTCTTCCCCGACAGGATCCCGCCGCAGTCGCGCGAGATCATCAAGCACAGCTTGGGTCAGTGCTAG